CCGTCGAGGAGTTCGGCTGCCTGTAATCCTACATATGTTGTAATAGGAACCAAAGCATTAAGAAGACCGTGGGGTAAAAAAAGCTGGTGCCCGAAGAGTCCCTTGTGTTGGGCAAAGTTGTAATGTTCTGATTGGCAGACTTGCTTAACAGAAGAAGCTATTACCCTGCATGATTCTGCGGCGAGGCCAATGGCAAGGATTATGGCAGGCAAGGCTATATGCCAACCTGAAGTGAAGCCGGCCACGGGGAAAAGTTGTAACTTGACGGCCAGCAAAAGGATGAGAAGTGCTCCCTTGATAAAAGATGGGAAGGAGACAAGCAGGCTGGATAATATTGAGGATGAGATATCAATAATACCTCCGGGATGGCAGCCGCAATAAATCCCTAAAGGGAAGGCCAATAGCAGAGAAAAGATAAGGGATACTCCGCCAAGAATGGCTGTGCGCTGAAATGAGCGTATCAACATGGGAAAGATCTCTTCCCCTCCTATCATGGAGTGACCCCATTTCCCCCGAATCAAGGAAGAGAGCCAGGCCTGATAACGGACAAAAGGATGCCTGTCGAGACCCTCACTGTCTCGAACATATTCTGTCGCCGAGACAGTTGCGCCGTCGAGGCCGTAGCGCGCTATAGCCACGTCAAAGGCCCGGTCCCCTGGGGAGAACTCCACTGCAAGAAAGCACAGGGTGCTCACCCCCAGAGCCACGATGACCATACGAAGAAGATAGGTACGTATAAAAGATGCTATTCGGACCATTCTACTCCTTCCGGATAGGGACGAACTTCCGAAGGATCAAGAGAAACACCTTTGACCCTTTTGTTTATTGTTACGTGATTGTCATACCATGCTACGGGAATAACAGGGAGTTCTTCCTGAAGAATAGATGTCATAGTGCCCCGTAAGGGTTTCTGTTTTTCACTTGCAAAGGTTTGTCCATATGTTGTAAGGGCATCATCGAACAGTGGAGAGGACCAGTTCATGGCTCCCCATCCGCCTCTTTCCTTTTCAGGGCCGAAATCGCTTGTCAGTGTTCCGATGGGATCCGCAACGAAACCAAAATTCCTTGCAATAAAGGCTGTTTCAAGAGTTCCGTTCTTGTGTCTTTCGGGAACCATGCTTGACTTTTCAACTCTGATGCTTACAGCAATGCCCTCGTTTTTTAATGCTTGCTGAATAACCTCTGCTATAAGGGGCAGGTCTGGTCGGCCAGCATAGGTTAAGATTTCGAAGGCGAAGGGATGTCCGTCTTTTGTAAGAATACCCTCCTTGCCTGCAGGAACCCACCCTTCCTCCTTGAGCAGGGCTCTGCCTTTTTCAGGGTCGTAGGCAAGGGGAGCCAAATTTTTATTGTGCCATGCTGAAACAGGTGGAAAGAGCTGTGTAGCAGCGGCGTTGGAATTTTTTAGCAATGCAGTGGTAATGCTTTCGCGGTCAATGAGGTATGAAAGAGCCGAACGTACTTTTGCATTTGAGAAGAAGGGGAGCGCGGAATTTACAGTGAGAAGGCGCACCCTGGGAAGTGGGTCGCTTATGACCGTGAGGTTTTTGTTTTCCCGAAGGCGGAGAGCTGCTTCAGCAGGGATATCCACAACGATGTCTCCTTCTCCGGATTCAGCAAGAAGAACTCTTGTTTCAGGGTTGGAGACGGCGAAATACCGAGCCTCGTTTATCGCGGGTTTTCCTCCCCAATATTTGTCGAAGCCTTCAAAATCGATGATTTTTCCTTCCTTGAAGGAGGTCATGCGGTAAAAGCCGGTTCCTATAACTGTTATGGCTTTTCCTTCGCTGTCGAAAGATGCCGGTGCAGAAATAGCGGCAGAATAGTGGACTAGATAGGCTGGGAGAGCAGAAAAGGGACTTTCAGTGGTAGCCAATATCTTCGTCCCATCCCCTGAGAATCCTTTAACAGGAGTTCCCTTAAAAATACTTCCCTTCGCGAGTGTCCGATTAAGAGAGAGAGCGGCAGTTTCTCCCGTCAAGAGTGTTCCGTCATGAAAAACTACGTTTTTGCGAAGATTAAAGGTCCAGGTGAGTCCGTCTTCAGAAACGGACCAATTCGTTGCTAAACGCGGTTCAATGCCACCTTTTTTGTCGGATGTTACAAGTGTTTCCAAACAGCCCATCCGAGTAAAGACGAATCCCGAAACTACCGGATCCATTCCTGAAGCTTCCCAGGCAGATACGATTGTAAGTGGTTGGGCAGAAGCGCTCCATGCAGGAGTTAAAGATAAACAAAACATGAACAAAGACAAACAGACAGCGAAAAAAATACATCTTTTCATTTGTATCAACCTCACTATAGTTTTATTAATAATTTATTTTTTACGGCAATCGTTAACTGCTGATAGAACAAAAAATTCATTATTATACTCATAGGGATTTTCATGGAAAAGATGATCGTGCCGACTGATTTCAGAAAACCCCGCCTGTTCCAGTAGGGAAAATCCATTTTCAGCAGAAAGACCTAAAAAGTATGGGAGCTGCTCGCGAATCTCTGAATAGGCTTCTTTGAATTTGATCGTGACAGGCTCTTCCTTTGCCAGATATAACCTGGGTTCCCATAGCCCATCAGCAATCACAACGAGGCCTTGGGGTTTCAAAAGTCTTTTCCAGGCAGTTAAAGCCCTTAGCGGGTTGGGAAGGGTCCACAGAAGATTACGGCACGTTATCCCATCAAAAGGGCTTGAAAAAAGGGGCGGTTCCTGGGCGTCTCCCAGAAAAAACTCAATAGAAATATTTTTCTCTCGGGCCATCTTTCTTGCGAAATTTACCATTTCGGGAGAGAGGTCTATACCAGTGACTCTGTGTCCTTTTTTTGCGAAGCCGAGAGATAGAAATCCCGTTCCTGCCCCCATATCAAGAAGTCTAAGAGATTTCTTATCTTTGAAAGGGGCGAGAAAGATGTCATGCCATTGAGTATGCTTAGAGCATGTAGTGTCATATACTTGTGATCGCCAGCTCCAGTAGGATGCCACTCGTTCTGCTGTTGTGTTTGAGGAGATTCCTGTATCCATGAGGTCCTCCGAAAGTGGATTTTTTAATCAACACAATAGTAGCACATATTTCGTATTTAGTGTTACTTTTGTTTGCTTGTTGCTATTGGTTGTTGTTCGTTCAAACTTTGTATTCGGGCCCAATTTTTGGGTTGAAAGTACCAGCATGCTCAAGTTGTCTGGTTATTCGGGTGTACAATTAAAATGTTGAAGCATTAGTGAGGAGTTTTAACTTGTTTATATGGGAGTGATTACATGGCAAGGATAAAACCCTTTGAAAAAATGGCGTGTTGGTGATCGGGTTTATCGATCGGGCAAGTCCTGTGGGTCAGGTATACCAGAAATTCAAGGAACATAACGTTTTTTACTGTGAGGCAACCTTTTATTCAGTAGATGAAGTAGTGATTTGTTTGAAAAACGCCGGGTTCCAGATGTTCCGCTTTTCTCAGACTGTCTTCAACCAGCTAAAAGATATTAAGGCACCAGAACCGGTCAGGAAAGGCTATGGAGAAGGTTCGTTTGTGGTCATAAGGGCTATAAAATAATCTAACCCGATAAGTCCGTTTGAAATTTCGACGCCCTTGTTTTTTCAAATCAAAGGGAAGCTGTTGCCCGAGCTCTGTGCTGAAAGTGCAAAGGGGGGGACGCGATAACTATGCGTGAAGGTGTCAATCGATTTACTCTCTTGAGCAAAGATTTTGAGCCAGCGTATGTTTCTCTTCTGCATAGTGGAGAATTGAAGCGAAGGGCGGAGCAAGCGCTGGCTGGTCTCGAAAGTTGCACCTTTTGCCCTCGCTGTTGTGGGGTGAACCGCATGGCAGGCGAGACAGGAGTGTGCAAGACTGGGCTGCTTCCACGAGTTTCAAATCACTTTGCACATTTGGGAGAAGAGAATTGTTTGCGCGGGCGACGTGGGAGCGGTGCGATTTTTTTTGCTTTCTGCAATTTAGGTTGTATTTTTTGTCAGAACTACGAGATTTCCCATTTGGGAGAAGGGGTTGAAGTTACCCCTGAACAGCTTGCTCTTTTCATGTTAGAGCTACAGCTTTCCGGCTGCCACAATATAAATGTAGTGACTCCATCCCACGTGGTTCCACAGATTATAGCGGCCGTATCAATTGCTGCAGAAAATGGACTTCATTTACCAATAGTTTATAATACCTCTGCCTATGATTCGATGTGTAGCCTGCAACTCCTAGATGGGATCATTGATATTTATATGCCAGACTTCAAAATGTGGAACCCCGATCAGGCCCTTCGTTATCTCACCGCTTCTGATTATCCGGAAGTTGCGTGCCAGGCAATTATAGAAATGCATCGTCAAGTGGGAGATTTGAAACTTGACGAGCATGGTTTGGCAAAACGTGGCCTTCTAGTGCGGCATCTAGTGATGCCTGGGGGAGTTGCTGGCAGTGAAGCGATCCTCCACTTTCTTGCTGAGAAGGTTTCTCCCCATACCTACGTTAACGTAATGTTCCAATACCACCCTGCAGGGGAGGTATCCTGTGAAAATTTCCCAGAGATAAACTGCCGCCCAAGTCGTGCTGAATACCTAAAAATTGTTCAAATTGCCTGTAATCTTGGGCTGCGGCTTGATGCTTGCCGTTAAAAGCGTTTTAGACCCTATATATTTTATGTTTCTCTGACTGGTTATACCCTTCATTTTTTTATTCTTCTTCTGCAATAAAGTTCAGAGCGGCAGAGTTGATGCAGTATCGCATCCCGGTGGGTGGAGGGCCGTCTGAAAAAAGGTGGCCCAGGTGTGCGTCGCAACGGGCACAGAGCACTTCCGTCCGCTCCATTCCAAAAGAAGAATCCAGTTTAGTTGCGATGGGTGCATCTTTTACTGTTGCCCAGAAGCTTGGCCATCCAGAGCCAGAATCAAACTTTTCTTTCGATGAAAAAATGACAGCGCCACAACAAACACAAACATAGGTGCCCTTTTCGTGTAAGTTCCAGTATGCTCCAGAGAAGGGGGGTTCTGTCCCCTTTTTTCTGGTGATAACGTACTGGTCTGGCGTAAGAATAGCTTTCCACTCTTCGTCAGTTTTTTCTATTCGTTCTATAGTTGTGGCACAGACGCTTGTTGTCACAAAAAATATAATTGTTCCTACCGTTAGCAATAGTAACGTGTATTTCATGACCACTCCTTCTTTCTTATACCCTACAATAGTATTATACAGTATCATATAAAGGTGAAAAACGAGGATTCTTTATTATTCTTCTTGTACAACTAAAGCAAACATTTTATAATAATTTAATAATTTGGGAAGGCTCTAATGATGAAGGGGCGTCCAGATTCAACGTAGGGGGCTCGAAAATTTTGCCTTAGAAAAAGGAGATGTGTGTAGTGAGCGAATATTTTGAAGATAAGGTTGCGGTAGTAACCGGAGCGGCTTCTGGCATAGGTTTGGGAATTACTGAGCATTTGCTTTCGAGAGGAGCCATGGCTGTCTTTATGGGTGATGTAAACGAAGAAAATCTTAAAAGTGAATCTGAGCGTTTAAGCATAGCCCACGAGGGAAAAGTTTTTTCAAAATTGACAGATGTTACCAAGCTGGAGCAGGTTGAAAACCTTATATATACAGCAAAAGATTTCGATGGACACCTTGATTTTGTATTCAATAATGCAGGCATGGGTATGACACTTCCTACGGAAAAAATAACCTTTGATATTTGGAAATTGATAATTGATTTGAATGTAATGGGCGTAGTTCACGGAACGTATACAGCTATCCCTCTTATGAGAGAGCAGGGTTTTGGGCACATTATAAATACGGGTTCCATCACAGGGCGCATTCCAGTTCCATATCAGGCCGTTTATGCTGCTACTAAAAGTGCAGTTATATCTATGACCGAGAGTTTACAATATGAATTGGAAGCTTATGGGTTGCAATTCAGCGTATTTTGTCCCGGTAATGTTGCTACGTCAATATTTGGAGAACTGACGCCTCCTCCAGATTCAATAAGTGTGGACGATGCTGTTAATTATATTTTTCAAGAAATGGAAAGAAACTCTCTTGTTATTATCCTTCCTCAAATCATGCGAGAAATAGAAGCTCTTTATAGGGAAAACAGAAAAGAATACGACGAGATCGCTCGTAAACTAGCGAGTGAACGTCGTGAAAATTACCGGACAAAGGGAACCTATTTTTAAGTAAAATGTGACGTATCAGGCAATAATATTCACATCTCTTTACATTTTGTCCAGAAGTTTCAATATATGCAGCAAATATAAAAGAACGCAACCATTTATGGTGAGAATCACACCAATTACTCGTCCTGGAATCATATGGGCAACGAGCATTGATGTGCCAAAAAGTACGGACACTAGATTTAATGTGACTTGAGCGAAGGTAAGTTTCACTAATACTAGAGGTACAGGATCTCGCGGCCTATCCCTTTTTTTCAGTATAGGAGAGCATATTCTCCAAAGCATAATGGCACCGCCGAGAATGTTAAGAACTCCGACGAGCACCGTGAGAGGGGAAACCAATATTTCAGGAATAATACAAGATGTAATTCCAAGGGCCGCAAAGAGGAGCCCGAAGAGGATGATTGGCCATGAACGGGGAAATGGTCCTATCGGCGTGTTCCCGAAGGCAAGCATCTGAATTGCGAAAATGGTCATCAGCAATCCAAGCTGTGCACTTCCCGAAAATGGAAGCAGCCCTAAATTAACAGGAATCAAGAGAACTCCGAGCAATATCATAAAAATACCCGTCAGTAAAATCATTGCCTTATCTGTAGAAAGAGCAATACCGGTATCATTAAGTTTTTCTGCTTCGGGATATAAGAGATATATTTTTCGAAGAACCTCTGCAAGATAGATAATTGTCACACCATAAACCATTATGACCACTGCCGTTTTCGACGTTGTCAGCAGGTTGTGTTTTAAAATAAGCGCTCCAATTAGTATCGATAACAAATAAACCACTCCACATCCAAAGACAAGAGAATGGAATATCCCCCCGTATTTCAGCCACGACAGAAGTTTATCTTTAGAAAATAACATTTGCAGAAACAACAAGAAACCACCAAGTCCAAAACAGAGAAGGAGTAGTATTCGAGGAATATTGTTAAAGATGTCAGGAATAAAGCACGTTACAATACCTATTGCTGCAATGGCCACCCCAATGGCAAGTAATGGTTTCGTTCTGCGCATATTGCCGAAAGGTGTTTGGCCGAGGGTAATTATTTGCAAAGCGAAAATAAACAAAAGCAAGCCATAGAGACCGTTTTCATAATAAGGAAGCGCTCCTGCCGATATTGGAAGCAGCAAACCCCCGGTAATTAACATAATCATTCCGATAATTATCAAAAGGATCACATCAAAAGGAATATCTGCTGTTTTTAACAAATTATATTTTTTCATACTAGCCCCCTGTAATTAAAAATTGCTTTGCCAGAGGGGAACTTGTTGTGACTGAAGAAGAGAAAGTGAATGGTATGTTGTTCCGGCAAATTTCGGAGAACGCTTTGCGAATTGCATGTGAACATATAAATATAAAATGAGCAGAGCTTTTTGACAGCAATAACCTTAATAATCTTACCTGAATTAGTTACATCTAATATAGCACCTACATATATTATTAAAATAACAGCAATATAATTTTAAGGGCAAAATTTATGTATGTAATGAGGAATGTATATTCTTTTACCATTACTTCTTTGCTATACCCTAATATGGTATTATGTTGCCTGGTTTTATAGTTAATTAAGGGGGGATTATTTCATGAAACGGCAAAATTTACGCAAGGCTCTTATGGTTATTTTTATTCTCTCTCTTCCGGTGACCATGTTCTATCTTTCGCCACTTCTTACTTTGCAGGGAGCTTTGAAAGGCATAGTTACATCGAGCCTTATTTTTATAGTGGTTTCTGCGGTTATAGCCTTTTTTGCAGGGCGAGTTTTTTGTGGCTGGATATGCCCAGGCGGAGCAGTACAAGAAGCCCTTTTTCCAGCAAATGATTCAAGAGTTTTAGGCGAAAAATTTAATCTTATCAAGTATGGTATTGCTGCTGTTTGGTTGATGACGCTGGTTGTTTTCTTCGTCATGGCCGGTGGCATATTATCAATTAAACCTCTATATGGCATAGAG
This region of Aminobacterium colombiense DSM 12261 genomic DNA includes:
- a CDS encoding radical SAM protein yields the protein MREGVNRFTLLSKDFEPAYVSLLHSGELKRRAEQALAGLESCTFCPRCCGVNRMAGETGVCKTGLLPRVSNHFAHLGEENCLRGRRGSGAIFFAFCNLGCIFCQNYEISHLGEGVEVTPEQLALFMLELQLSGCHNINVVTPSHVVPQIIAAVSIAAENGLHLPIVYNTSAYDSMCSLQLLDGIIDIYMPDFKMWNPDQALRYLTASDYPEVACQAIIEMHRQVGDLKLDEHGLAKRGLLVRHLVMPGGVAGSEAILHFLAEKVSPHTYVNVMFQYHPAGEVSCENFPEINCRPSRAEYLKIVQIACNLGLRLDACR
- a CDS encoding ABC transporter substrate-binding protein produces the protein MKRCIFFAVCLSLFMFCLSLTPAWSASAQPLTIVSAWEASGMDPVVSGFVFTRMGCLETLVTSDKKGGIEPRLATNWSVSEDGLTWTFNLRKNVVFHDGTLLTGETAALSLNRTLAKGSIFKGTPVKGFSGDGTKILATTESPFSALPAYLVHYSAAISAPASFDSEGKAITVIGTGFYRMTSFKEGKIIDFEGFDKYWGGKPAINEARYFAVSNPETRVLLAESGEGDIVVDIPAEAALRLRENKNLTVISDPLPRVRLLTVNSALPFFSNAKVRSALSYLIDRESITTALLKNSNAAATQLFPPVSAWHNKNLAPLAYDPEKGRALLKEEGWVPAGKEGILTKDGHPFAFEILTYAGRPDLPLIAEVIQQALKNEGIAVSIRVEKSSMVPERHKNGTLETAFIARNFGFVADPIGTLTSDFGPEKERGGWGAMNWSSPLFDDALTTYGQTFASEKQKPLRGTMTSILQEELPVIPVAWYDNHVTINKRVKGVSLDPSEVRPYPEGVEWSE
- a CDS encoding class I SAM-dependent methyltransferase, which gives rise to MDTGISSNTTAERVASYWSWRSQVYDTTCSKHTQWHDIFLAPFKDKKSLRLLDMGAGTGFLSLGFAKKGHRVTGIDLSPEMVNFARKMAREKNISIEFFLGDAQEPPLFSSPFDGITCRNLLWTLPNPLRALTAWKRLLKPQGLVVIADGLWEPRLYLAKEEPVTIKFKEAYSEIREQLPYFLGLSAENGFSLLEQAGFSEISRHDHLFHENPYEYNNEFFVLSAVNDCRKK
- a CDS encoding 4Fe-4S binding protein codes for the protein MKRQNLRKALMVIFILSLPVTMFYLSPLLTLQGALKGIVTSSLIFIVVSAVIAFFAGRVFCGWICPGGAVQEALFPANDSRVLGEKFNLIKYGIAAVWLMTLVVFFVMAGGILSIKPLYGIEGGFSLGTPKSYLMFYVAMGAMVTLSLLLGRRSFCHYGCMLAPL
- the msrB gene encoding peptide-methionine (R)-S-oxide reductase MsrB; protein product: MILYNTIVGYKKEGVVMKYTLLLLTVGTIIFFVTTSVCATTIERIEKTDEEWKAILTPDQYVITRKKGTEPPFSGAYWNLHEKGTYVCVCCGAVIFSSKEKFDSGSGWPSFWATVKDAPIATKLDSSFGMERTEVLCARCDAHLGHLFSDGPPPTGMRYCINSAALNFIAEEE
- a CDS encoding SDR family NAD(P)-dependent oxidoreductase, with amino-acid sequence MCVVSEYFEDKVAVVTGAASGIGLGITEHLLSRGAMAVFMGDVNEENLKSESERLSIAHEGKVFSKLTDVTKLEQVENLIYTAKDFDGHLDFVFNNAGMGMTLPTEKITFDIWKLIIDLNVMGVVHGTYTAIPLMREQGFGHIINTGSITGRIPVPYQAVYAATKSAVISMTESLQYELEAYGLQFSVFCPGNVATSIFGELTPPPDSISVDDAVNYIFQEMERNSLVIILPQIMREIEALYRENRKEYDEIARKLASERRENYRTKGTYF
- a CDS encoding ABC transporter permease, with translation MVRIASFIRTYLLRMVIVALGVSTLCFLAVEFSPGDRAFDVAIARYGLDGATVSATEYVRDSEGLDRHPFVRYQAWLSSLIRGKWGHSMIGGEEIFPMLIRSFQRTAILGGVSLIFSLLLAFPLGIYCGCHPGGIIDISSSILSSLLVSFPSFIKGALLILLLAVKLQLFPVAGFTSGWHIALPAIILAIGLAAESCRVIASSVKQVCQSEHYNFAQHKGLFGHQLFLPHGLLNALVPITTYVGLQAAELLDGVVVIETLFACPGLGSHLLDALRSGDILAIQGAGLLLGWIYVTVNSLTEWLSDSFTPADKKEGLVL